A genomic region of Denticeps clupeoides chromosome 17, fDenClu1.1, whole genome shotgun sequence contains the following coding sequences:
- the LOC114766561 gene encoding uncharacterized protein LOC114766561, whose amino-acid sequence MPPRKRPLLPVSSRRRVKADEDFFPFNLLPVECQLHVLSFLSEVDKCNSALVCASWSCLVRSGKLWRVADFSRRGVFHLGQEGLLVSNREFERWKAWVHHYTHHLISRGASLLTLKASFDLGDQCNRWGELLSQLLENVHCRDLSHLDLNWTFTLLEPLDLRVHTSSSSHQDSITKMDQVTNFQILLGKLAQSCPRITKMRLHFDWSETSVSLITQFQHLRVLELKYFWVFKGVNPGTLQTLTKSLPNLKSLTLHVLVPLRNLGVSYTLESLSLEFLDVSPSRGLVFSCLNLPALRELRAKKIVRGITLDRRTRLRIQSRWPCLYQVLREGTPKLQALNNERLLPNWKEQSYRELTSILQQSCYCLQHLDSWLW is encoded by the coding sequence ATGCCCCCGAGGAAGAGACCTCTTCTTCCTGTTAGCAGTAGGAGGAGAGTGAAAGCTGATGAAGATTTCTTTCCTTTCAATCTACTGCCTGTGGAATGTCAGCTCCATGTGCTTTCATTTCTTAGCGAAGTGGACAAATGTAATTCTGCACTTGTGTGCGCCAGCTGGAGCTGTCTAGTGCGCTCTGGGAAGCTCTGGAGGGTGGCAGACTTTTCTCGTCGTGGGGTATTCCACCTGGGTCAAGAAGGTCTGCTTGTGTCTAATCGTGAGTTTGAGCGTTGGAAAGCATGGGTTCACCATTACACCCACCACCTGATATCACGTGGAGCCAGTCTGCTCACCCTGAAAGCCAGTTTTGATTTGGGGGACCAGTGCAATAGGTGGGGTGAGCTTCTCTCGCAGCTCCTAGAGAATGTTCACTGTAGGGACCTTAGCCATTTAGACTTGAACTGGACTTTCACTCTGTTGGAGCCTCTAGACCTGAGAGTTCACACCAGCTCCAGCTCCCACCAAGACAGCATCACCAAGATGGACCAGGTCACCAACTTTCAGATCCTGCTTGGGAAATTGGCTCAGAGTTGCCCCAGGATCACCAAGATGCGCCTGCACTTTGATTGGTCTGAGACGTCAGTCTCACTTATAACTCAGTTTCAGCATCTCCGTGTACTGGAGCTGAAGTACTTTTGGGTCTTTAAAGGTGTCAACCCTGGCACTTTGCAGACTTTAACCAAATCACTGCCCAACCTAAAATCTTTGACTCTGCATGTCCTGGTGCCCCTCAGGAACTTGGGTGTTTCCTACACCTTGGAGTCTCTGTCTTTGGAGTTCTTGGATGTGTCACCCAGCCGTGGCCTGGTCTTTTCCTGTCTCAATCTTCCTGCTCTTAGGGAACTGCGGGCAAAGAAGATAGTCCGCGGCATTACCCTGGACCGCAGGACAAGGCTAAGGATTCAAAGCAGATGGCCTTGCCTCTACCAAGTCTTAAGAGAGGGAACACCAAAACTGCAGGCTCTCAACAATGAAAGACTTCTCCCCAACTGGAAGGAACAGAGTTACAGGGAGTTGACTTCTATCCTGCAGCAGTCCTGCTATTGCCTACAGCATTTAGATAGTTGGCTGTGGTGA
- the arpin gene encoding arpin: protein MRNRDCGDSQQTGRDCAAQRRLDAPELACALPADAESRKWLGIKFELKISAMSRIYHNEKLQNKPVHNEKFPGVWDPSSFQSGPGVILEGKLIDISRHAITDVNDEKGRFGVLYVKPSRIHRRKFDTKGNEIEPNFSETKKVNTGYLMSSFKVEAKGETDRLSVDQLRGIVNKQELLGITEKHGPNQTFAFWLPEAEMERTELGIDQEIRLKTNGDGPFIFSFAKLDGGTVTKCNFAGDTNAGDSWTDKIMANKAEGGNAATSGGHGDGADDEEWDD, encoded by the exons ATGAGAAACCGAGATTGTGGAGACTCTCAGCAGACTGGACGGGACTGCGCAGCGCAGCGCCGCCTTGACGCTCCCGAACTCGCCTGCGCTCTTCCCGCAGACGCCGAAAGCAGGAAGTGGCTGGGaattaaatttgaattaaaaatcaGTGCAATGAGTCGAATCTACCACAACGAGAAGCTACAGAACAAGCCCGTACACAACGAAAAATTCCCCGGGGTTTGGGACCCTTCCTCCTTCCAAAG TGGACCGGGAGTCATATTAGAAGGAAAACTCATTGACATTTCACGTCATGCAATCACGGACGTAAACGACGAAAAG GGACGATTTGGCGTGTTGTACGTCAAACCCAGCCGAATTCACAGGAGAAAGTTCGACACCAAAGGAAATGAGATTGAGCCAAACTTCAGTGAAACCAAGAAGGTCAACACAGGTTATCTCATGTCATCGTTCA AGGTGGAGGCCAAAGGGGAGACTGATCGACTTTCTGTGGACCAGCTGAGAGGCATTGTGAACAAGCAGGAGTTGTTGGGAATTACAGAAAAGCATGGTCCCAACCAGACTTTTGCATTTTGGCTGCCAGAGgcagagatggagaggacagaGTTGGGAATCGACCAGGAGATTCGTCTGAAAACAAATGGAGATGGACCGTTCATCT TTTCTTTTGCCAAGTTGGATGGAGGTACTGtgacaaaatgcaattttgctGGAGACACAAATGCAGGTGACTCCTGGACAGACAAGATCATGGCCAACAAAGCCGAAGGAGGGAATGCAGCAACGTCTGGGGGACATGGTGACGGTGCTGATGATGAGGAATGG GATGactga
- the anpeplb gene encoding alanyl (membrane) aminopeptidase-like b has product MAGSKVYISKTLAATTVLMTFSAIIGIITMIAVYQLEVMSLPPTKPPEPTTTETIPTGPPPSMRLPGNVIPESYKVFLQPYLYTEISNVTNQTFLFTGNSTVQLRCMEKSKNIFLHSKDLVLKAIRLTDLDENVNLEVTHHVNESDSDSNFLEIRVENEVLRENGSYSLFTAFEGILHDDLEGFYRSEYEDQASGEKRFLAASQMEPTDARKVFPCFDEPAMKAYFEITIIHREGTTALTNWPMTASGSNTIIIDGESWLVTPFATTSKMSTYILAITVSDFTSQPSPHREGIKVWARPDAVDAKHTDYAATITVPILEYYEEEFGIKYPLNKLDEIALPDLGPGAMENWGLITYRESALLFVEGVSSETNKEWIATIIAHELAHQWFGNLVTMNWWNEIWLNEGFATYMAYKGVDKVEPSWNVKDLIVINEVQEALEVDALTTSHPLCSAEEDIQTPSDIAGLFDVITYSKGAAVLRMLSYYIGENQFKMGIRSYLNEFKYSNVVQKDLWRHLQQAVDDAHRLENVEDVMKSWTQQVGYPVVTVNTNDGKVYQEHFLLNKTEHMSTLQWQVPIITVKDGSTDKPITFLLTDEVTKSEFKSDRWVLANVNRTGFYRVNYNKENWQRLIQQLETRPNEIFTINRGQLIDDAFNLARAKYVNVTLALDTTKYLKNDTEYIPWQSAVHNLDYFILMFDRSEVYGPMQAYLRKQVIPLYEYFENYTIHSEVPESHTAQFNQINAISVACANGFKNCTDMASSLFNRWRENDTYQPIHPNLKTTIYCNAIAAGGEDEWEFAWERFQNSTVATERDKLRYALSCTKQIWLLNRYLQYTLDPNKIRKMDAVSTIIYIARNVAGQALAWDFVRAQWNYFSQQYDGGIIALGELIDEVTLRFSTEYELQQLKQFQAEHGEDSLGSASRALEQAIERTEANIKWVKENKRTVLEWFRRESKTAY; this is encoded by the exons ATGGCAGGCAGTAAAGTGTACATTTCCAAGACCCTGGCTGCCACCACGGTGCTGATGACCTTCTCAGCCATCATTGGTATCATCACCATGATCGCTGTGTACCAGTTAGAAGTCATGAGCTTGCCACCTACTAAACCACCAGAGCCTACAACGACCGAAACGATTCCAACGGGACCTCCACCCAGCATGAGACTGCCAGGAAACGTGATACCTGAGAGCTACAAAGTCTTCCTTCAGCCTTACCTGTACACAGAGATCAGCAATGTTACGAACCAAACTTTTCTCTTCACTGGAAACTCGACTGTCCAGCTCAGGTGTATGGAAAAGTCCAAGAATATTTTTCTTCACAGCAAAGACCTCGTGCTCAAAGCCATCCGGTTAACAGATCTGGACGAAAACGTAAACCTAGAGGTCACGCACCACGTCAAtgaaagtgacagtgacagcAACTTCTTAGAAATAAGAGTTGAAAATGAGGTTTTAAGGGAGAATGGCAGCTACAGTCTCTTCACTGCCTTTGAGGGGATATTACATGATGATTTGGAGGGCTTTTATCGCAGTGAATACGAAGATCAGGCGAGTGGAGAAAAAAG GTTCCTTGCTGCAAGTCAAATGGAGCCAACAGATGCTAGAAAAGTATTTCCTTGCTTTGATGAACCAGCCATGAAGGCTTATTTCGAGATCACAATCATTCACAGGGAAGGCACCACGGCCTTAACTAACTGGCCAATGACCG CATCCGGCAGCAATACCATCATTATTGACGGAGAGTCATGGCTTGTTACACCGTTTGCAACGACAAGCAAAATGTCCACTTACATCCTAGCCATTACTGTGTCTGACTTTACGTCCCAGCCTTCTCCACACAGAGAAGGAATAAAG gTCTGGGCTCGACCTGATGCTGTCGATGCCAAACACACCGACTACGCTGCTACCATAACTGTACCCATCTTGGAATATTACGAGGAGGAATTTGGAATAAAATATCCTTTAAACAAACTAG ATGAGATAGCGCTGCCGGACTTAGGGCCAGGCGCTATGGAAAACTGGGGTCTGATAACGTATCGTGAATCTGCACTGCTGTTTGTGGAAGGGGTGTCCTCTGAAACTAATAAAGAGTGGATTGCCACTATAATTGCCCATGAGCTGGCCCATCAG TGGTTTGGGAACCTGGTTACCATGAATTGGTGGAATGAAATATGGCTGAATGAGGGATTTGCAACATATATGGCATATAAAGGCGTGGATAAAGTTGAGCCCTCCTGGAATGTT AAAGACCTAATTGTGATCAATGAAGTCCAGGAAGCACTCGAAGTGGATGCCCTGACCACATCACACCCACTGTGCTCTGCAGAAGAGGATATTCAAACCCCTTCTGACATCGCAGGGCTTTTTGATGTAATCACTTACAGCAAG GGAGCTGCTGTGCTTAGAATGCTCTCATACTACATTGGTGAGAATCAGTTTAAGATGGGCATCCGG TCTTACCTTAACGAGTTTAAGTACAGCAACGTTGTGCAAAAAGATCTATGGCGTCACCTTCAACAG GCAGTTGATGATGCCCATCGACTTGAAAATGTGGAAGACGTTATGAAGTCATGGACTCAGCAAGTGGGATATCCAGTGGTAACAGTCAACACAAACGATGGAAAGGTTTACCAAGAGCATTTTCTCCTCAACAAAACTGAGCACATGAGCAC TCTTCAGTGGCAGGTTCCAATTATCACTGTGAAGGATGGCTCCACTGACAAGCCCATCACATTTTTGCTGACAGATGAAG TGACAAAGTCAGAGTTCAAGTCTGACCGGTGGGTCCTGGCCAATGTGAACCGCACCGGATTTTATCGTGTTAACTACAATAAGGAGAACTGGCAGAGGCTCATCCAACAACTGGAAACTAGACCCAAT gAAATCTTTACTATCAACAGAGGACAGCTAATTGATGATGCATTTAATCTGGCAAG AGCAAAATATGTCAATGTTACATTGGCActggacacaacaaaatatctaaaaaatgaCACAGAATATATCCCATGGCAATCTGCAGTGCATAACCTGGATTATTTCATTCTCATGTTTGATCGCTCTGAGGTTTATGGTCCAATGCAG GCCTATTTGAGAAAACAAGTCATACCCCTTTATGAGTATTTTGAGAACTATACAATACATTCAGAAGTCCCAGAGAGTCACACAGCACA GTTTAATCAGATAAATGCCATTTCAGTGGCATGCGCCAATGGCTTTAAAAATTGCACAGACATGGCTTCGTCCCTCTTTAACCGCTGGAGAGAAAATGACACCTATCAGCC GATCCACCCAAACCTGAAAACCACTATCTACTGCAATGCCATCGCTGCTGGTGGCGAAGACGAATGGGAGTTTGCTTGGGAAAGGTTTCAGAACTCCACTGTTGCAACAGAGAGAGATAAGCTGAGATACGCGCTCTCCTGCACAAAGCAAATATGGCTCTTAAACAG GTATCTGCAGTACACCCTTGACCCCAACAAGATCAGGAAAATGGATGCTGTGTCAACCATCATCTACATTGCCAGAAATGTTGCCGGCCAGGCTTTGGCCTGGGATTTTGTCCGAGCGCAATGGAACTATTTCAGCCAACA ATACGACGGGGGAATCATAGCTTTGGGAGAGCTGATCGATGAAGTGACACTCAGGTTTTCAACAGAGTACGAGCTCCAGCAG CTGAAGCAGTTTCAGGCCGAGCATGGCGAAGACTCCCTCGGCTCGGCGTCCAGGGCCCTGGAGCAGGCCATCGAGAGGACTGAGGCAAACATCAAGTGGGTAAAGGAGAATAAGAGAACTGTTCTGGAGTGGTTCAGAAGAGAATCCAAGACAGCCTACTGA
- the fam169b gene encoding protein FAM169B, whose product MESDSNMQLTDGTYPVDLPVNDYNDLSSNPEEHFSYLDKKKLLNLPQNEQMNMNQDNIGLLPLFDDDECTPSLVILHAPGDETQVVAVYLHRKWWSVDEVLKTSSKFRSGLVVVGSIMERIVLFLMSQIVFGFLERTPGEHLYFSPHPMKEFAKIFWQDGEAVGFYTIKKKGTLCNRWTGQSYLLPVLDNVFVRMQWRRKGLALQMLEDFCSSFPKEEVVGLSYPMSASMHEVCRKYLQIHQEQRDRLYEVESPGDWSQRRNVWLKLQLNHHPTNSFKGAVGA is encoded by the exons ATGGAATCCGACTCGAATATGCAGCTTACAG ATGGCACCTATCCTGTTGATCTGCCTGTCAACGATTATAATGATTTGTCCTCAAATCCAGAagaacatttttcatatttggaCAAGAAGAAGTTATTGAACCTGCCACAGAACGAACAG ATGAATATGAACCAGGATAACATAGGCCTCCTTCCTCTCTTTGATGACGATGAGTGCACACCCTCGCTTGTAATATTGCATGCACCTGGAGATGAAACTCAAG TGGTTGCAGTATACCTGCATAGAAAGTGGTGGTCAGTGGATGAGGTTTTAAAGACATCCAGCAAATTCAGATCTGGACTGGTTGTG GTGGGGTCAATTATGGAGAGAATTGTTCTCTTTCTGATGAGCCAGATTGTTTTCGGCTTTTTGGAACGGACGCCAGGAGAACATTTATACTTTTCTCCTCACCCTATGAAAGAATTTGCCAAAATCTTTTGGCAAGATGGAGAAGCAGTTGGattttacacaataaaaaagaaag GCACCCTGTGCAACAGATGGACTGGACAGAGTTACCTCCTTCCTGTGCTGGACAATGTGTTTGTTCGAATGCAGTGGAGGAGGAAGGGGCTTGCCCTGCAGATGCTGGAAGACTTCTGTTCTTCTTTCCCCAAAGAAGAAGTGGTGGGGCTCAGCTATCCAATGTCAGCCAGCATGCACGAAG TGTGTAGGAAGTATCTGCAGATCCACCAGGAACAGCGAGATCGCCTCTATGAAGTTGAGAGCCCTGGAGACTGGAGTCAGAGGAGGAATGTGTGGTTAAAACTGCAACTCAACCACCATCCCACAAACA GTTTTAAAGgagcagtgggggcctag